The region TTTCACAAACTAATTAaagtttaataaaattaattattttatatttttgttgtaaaataatataggaAATGGTGAATATTgcatattttcaattacCGTAAAAAGATATGACCCaccaaattattatttaaaaaaaaaatatacataatgtAATAGAAGAAATGCTCTCATACAATTTTAGCTCTATTTAGTAATAATTTACATTCCTTACATTGCTTATAACCTTTTTATTACAACCTTTAATATAGTTAGAGATATATACAGCTGTACAGTTTGAGGCTGTATTATTATAGGTCTGCATATGTACTTGCATAACACCAATTTAAACGGTACCATAAGGACTTTTATAAAAGTTTATGTCTATAAAggttaaatattttatggaaTGAAATTGTTGTTTGGATTGTCCATACGACTAACATGctttatcaaaatttaataaaataatttttttataaagttgtaaagaaatggaaaacgaagaagaaaaaacaaGCATAACGATtgagagaaaaaaaaaaaaagataaaaaaaaaaaggataaaaataataaaaaaaaaaatgctaaGCCTAGTGATATAGTAAGTTGTATCACCTTTTTATCGAAGGATCAAAAACGTTACTCCAAAAAGGAGCAAATATACAGgtattgtataaaaatgaaaaataaatgacataaaaaatatatggcATAAATTAGTGTCACTTCATTAATGTaacttcttttttttttttttttacttccTCCCTTTTCAGTGACGATGAAAGTAGTGATGACTCTGATGTGGACGATATTTCACgcaaacgaaaaaaaaaagataagtatatgataaattctatatttcaaaatgagaaaaaaagtaaaaaaataatatcagAAGATTTGATTATATCTGATgataagaaatatatatatgaagatgaattaaatattgaaaaaacagattcgataatattaaatggaaaaatatataatgatgtTGGGACATTAgaattacatatttttaattatgatgagtctatatttaatatatacgaTGATACAATAATAGATAATTATCCTTTATGTATGGATGTTGTAAATTCatcatattataaaaatactaaTTTAGTTGCTATAGGTACattagataaaaatataggaTTATGGGATATACATTCGATGGACTCACTAGAGCCAGTATGTTACTTGGGAAGTCaggataatatatatgatgaaaTCCATTTAAAtggcaaaaaaaaaaagaaaaatgcaaaaaacaaaaagaaacGGAAAGTAGAACCGGAAGCAGGACAAGAAATCCAAGAAGCGGATGAAGCAAAAGAATTGGATGAAGTAAAAGAAGTGGATGAAGTGCAGGAAGAATTACAAAACGACGAATCAGTAGCATATGAAAACGCTACAATAGGAGATAAACCATCGAgctatgaaaaaaaaaaaaaaaaaaaaaaatataaaaatgaactTCAAGGACACACAGATAGTGTAAcgtgtataaatatttcaaaaataattccaaatttattatgtagTGGTTCAAAAGATCATACTATAAAATTATGGGATTTAAGTAGTCTTAAAATTTTACATACATTTgattttcataataaaaaaataaataatcttAATTTTCATGAAAACgatacaaatttattattatctacTTCTTCGGataaaacattaaaaatttatgacATTAGAAAAAATCAAGTAGGATTAGATATCGAATTAGATAGTACTCCTGAATCAACAATATGGAGTAAAGCAAATGattatacaatatattCTACTGATATTCatggatatataaataaaatagatatAAGAAATGCTATAACAACACcaaattgttttaataataaagataatattGTCAAATTTAAAGCATTTGATACATCCtgtatatcattattaaatttggaATGTAATACAAATTTGGCTTTAGCTGGATCAGAAGATGGAATCATAAAGGCCTTTGACTTTTCAAAGTTTACCGAAAACGACGACCCCCCCCTTATTTACACTCGGAATGTTAAGAAGGTAGGCggaaagaaaagaaaagaaaagaaaaaaaagagaaagaaaaaaaaagagaaagaaaaaaaaagagaaagaaaaaaaaagaggaagaaaaaaaagagaaagaaaaaaacgaaTCCGTTTTCTACCACATTCATCGACACTGCTCCATTTCTAACCATTGCTcactcattttttttatttttttttatttttttttttagaacTTGTTTTTTATGAAGGACAATAGCGATTGGTCACACGTCATATTTTTCGGATGcgataatttatatgattgGGATTTAAAAGAGTGTGAAGAAATAAGGAAACATTTTAAActatgataatatatgacTAAGTTTGTAATCATTTGTCATGCATATTTAGAAGAACTACGATATAGtacatatgtttatatttttaattaattaattatttattttttttgctgtTGTTTGTTTAATGGTAGGGAGGTAGCACATGCCCCcaattttgttcatttaaTGTGGAagattataaaatatacttgTCTTTCATTTTAAAGAATTTCATAAACATGTTAAATTGTTCAGGgttatgaattttttatggcTTATCAAATTTACAATTTTGCATAGGagtatttataatttgttcatttatgtctcactttttttttttcataagtAATGAAGATACTTTTCaaactttttatatgcatgcATATGCATACTATTTGTTtggtaaaaatattaattttttattttttataaaaatacataaataatagtgTGTTTacgaaaaggaaaaaaaaaaaataataaaagtataATGAATTACtttgaaaaagaaacaaaaaaaatttctttataatttaaaatatattattcatggaaaaaaaatattataattattaatcaGCATATTATagtaagaaaaatatagattGCCATATAAAAcgaattttttcataatttataaataccgctattttatattgtatatatttgaaatctagaaaaaaaatataccgttttttttttatcatgcattataaattatatatgactatccaattatataatatataaatgaaataaagaggctatttataaatttatgtaaaacgatgttatatataatatcgTATGCATACtccaatatttttatttttatatttacttatTATAATGTCAATAATATAGGGGGAAAATAATAGGGCATCGCCAAATGGgtataacatattttatataaaaaataaagtatgctatataataagcatatatagtaaaataaaaaaaaataaaaggatcgttaaaaaaaaaatgtaatatatatataaatcgattatttaaaaaaataataattaacaAACGGTATGTATGACGttgcatataaaaaaatattgtaaatattgtttatatgCTAATTTTCaggtttattttatatattttttttttaattaaaaaatatatatgattagaaataaaaaataaaataacgctttatattaaatatatatagatcgttatatatataaaataatattttttaacatgTTTTTTCCGAAATATTTCTTATTAACtagttaaataaaaaaaaggtttgacctttttcttttttttgacttttataaatatattattaaaataaaaaaaaaaattacgaAAAAAACTGCgcgaaatatttaaaaaagaagaaattgcaaagaaaaaaaaaaaaaaattatcttaaaaaataaaatgggaGCCGCCATGAGTCACCTTCAAAGTATAACTAGTATCGCAGGTAAGAAacataaatttgaaaaaataaaaaatgcagAAAATATGTCGTGTTGCAAACATAGCCAAATGGGGGAGGGCTATACAAGTTTATTACAAAAGTTGGAAACTCACAACTTGtcatgaaaataaataaaaacttGTAGTTAATCAATTTATATCTTAGCAAATAAAAACCCCATGCATTAAAGATgctcattatttattttcttcatatacatacatatatataatacatgtTTGTTTTGCTTTATTTGGTAGGCTTAACTAGCTTAGTAGTATCTATGTTTCCAGGGTTAATTGCAAACAATCCTAGTTTGTTTAGACCATTGTTAAATGTTAGTTGGGGATATTTATTTGGATCAACAATATGgctatgttttttttctgaagTTGGGTTAGTGAGAAGAATAGGTGCgcctaaaaaaaaagacctTCCCGAAAATGCTGAACAAGCAAAAGAAcaattaaaagaattaaaaagtaCCGAAGGAGATTTTAATAGAAGAAATATTGACTttagatatttttttagtttatctacattattttcaagtatattattattatctacTGTTAAATTGGCAAACCATAATATGCAATTAAGAATAAGTTCAACTATCGTATCATTATCATCCATATTAAACAACATGTATttccaaaataaaattcatGCATtagctttaaaaaaagaaagttTATTTAAAGATATGGTTGATAGACCAAAAGATGCAAGCATTTTAgttgatttaaaaaaaaataaaaccgATTTCCACATACATCATGGATTATCTcttttacttttatattcatcatttttcGGCTTAACCCCATATgtttttacataatattttgtgttcggaatgtttatattttttacacaaGCGTGTAGTTGCGTGTATGTCTGAATAGGTATGTgctcatatatatatatgcatatactatgcatgtatataatatttatgtacaTGTATGTATACCCACTTCAAATACAAAGTGGTTGATTgctattttcaatattaatgaaatacCACCTTAATTAgtgtatcattttttttactacgTTTATATTACATTGTtagttttctttttttttttttgcggGAGGGAACCAACCCtcatgaaaaatatataaaaatataaaaaagaaaaaaagtaacTTTTAAAccaaagaaaaataaatatttaatatttataaaacaataattttCAATACCAATAGAGATATTGAAACTGCTATACCTTTTTcttctttcatttttttttttttaacctATGTGATATAGAAAagggaaaaataaaactgaAACCCAAGTTCtataaaattcatataaaaatagaatggtgcaaattatttgaaaaaattcaaTCCCCAAACTGATaacttgtttttttttcaaagaaaaaatacttttccacgattttgaatttttttttttgaaaaaaatgcaaactTTATAAATgcttaatatttttatctacaTTTTAGCATCCTGAGAGTTTTCCCAATACATGCAAAGAATAAAAGTATTTCAAATACTTAGAAATATAGAtagcatattatatattttatttattttacaacaATTCAACaatttcataatttattatttttataaaattctGTTAATTTGGtcgcaaaaaaaatatacctatatatatatataactaaaAAACAAACGATTACAGTATTGTAAAAGGGCTGACTAAAAGTACAAAACCCGGATAAActtttgtaatatattttttgaattaaattgaaaacaaaacaaatataaacataccAAACAGATAATATAACCATATTTAAACCCGACATGTAAATTTATCCAAAATATTAAGACtgttaaaatattgtaaaaaaataccatTGTTTATccgtaaaaataaagacaaaaaataattaaataataaaaatacattacattggcataaaaaaatgatcgAAATAATACTTAATGATAGattaggaaaaaaaattagagtAAAATGCAATCCTGATGATACAATCGgagatttaaaaaaacttgTAGCTGCTCAAACAGGTAAacatatacattttattgaCATTATTTCGTCTTAAGTTTgtgattatataaataaccAAATATGtgaataaatgaataatattatgcattgtacataattttttcattatttcaTGACCatggaatatattttttaaatcaccATTCTCCGTATTATTATGGAAATTAAATTCCCCTGTGTATTTTGCATAATATAATGTGTCCCCTATTTACATAACCTATaccctttttttattcgaACAGGAACAAGAGCAGATAAAATAAGAATTCAAAAATGGTACACTATTTATAAGGATCACATAACATTACAAGATTATGAAATTAAGGACGGAATGAGTTTGGAGTTATATTACAATTAACGAAAATTATATTGCCGGTCAGgtgaaaaaggaaaaaaaaaaaagtttcgAGCTATAATGGAAAAGtgtttaacattttttttttttcaataaatacatttttttatatataaaattgtacCTATGGCACAATAACTATTTTGGCGATATTTCgtcattattttgttgttattattttttgttgtatatttttgtgttactatattatgaatattattGAAATTGGAATTatagaatatattatggagtacatataaataatacaaattaaaaataccAGCTTATAAAATGTGTTATAGAATAGGGGTATTTTCCGTTTCTCttgtaaaattatatttactcTTTAAAACTttacatattaatataattgcatataaaataataataggtaaaataaattgtttataatgcacatttttttctttttatgaGTACTCaaattttcctttttacaAGTAATATTGCTATTTTATATCCACTTTTATAGTTTTTTCaatgcataatatatattattttacaaacaacgcgattttttacttatatttttataaatataaatataatatttttttaatatatttatagtaatttttttattttgataaacttattaaaaaaccgtgaaagaatataaatatgcccttaaattttcatgtcctttatttttattacgtatattatttataatgcaatatttttttttcaatgaaataataacgCATGTTAGCCTTTTtgctatatattaattttaattatatatacgtaaaaagaataataaaaaatttatatattatattatagatttgaagaattatatataaaatattattgtatgctatatttttatggtaattttattagcatattgtaaattaaataccgtattataaattaatgcatttttttctggaactttaataatttttagtacctaattttatatttattatttattctgcttattttgcattttcttatttagttttcatatttttcgtttttttcataaccCAATTGCcgctattattatttattaaataatcctcgtttatgtaaataattaaattgtaTATCATAAAGAAGGggtataatataatatatgttttatattatttttatattttttattaattaatacgtaattattgtataagtataaatacaattgaaaataatctTTAAAATGCAAATTTGGATATAAAgcaatgatatatatatgtacttttatatgtgcatattaaaaatagtattatattttttaaaaatatattgaatgTATTTGTGTAGATCGTAAGATATTATGTGAATaagtttttaattatttgtaaGCATGTTATATACATAGTTGTATAGCAATTTATTTGTGCATACGTATATacatgtatgtatatatattcatgaCACTAtgttatacatattttgtagatatgtatatatatttatatatgcagttgatatatacaataagatatgctatatataatattttcataaattttaaaatcaaataaaaataaagagaGTACGATTTTAGTTTTATCTATAGTGTAGTTATAGTCTTATTCATTCCTTTTGACAAAGAAcgattatatttatatatttatatatatatatatatatatatatatataataatttgcaTACCACTGCCtttaaaatgaataatacaTACCAACACggtgtgcatatataaaaacatagatatgcaataatatacatgtatatatttatattttgtatatagacattaaatcttttaaattttacaaaaatttgaaaagaaaaaaataacagaTAATGTACCGATAagtacataaaaaaaattgataatattaataagtatcaattttttttttttttaaaatattacatgAATATACATGCTTATCAGTAAAAACACCGTATTTgtaatttgaaaatatccAAAATGAGTACCGGATTAAGTAGATTGTTAGAAATCGGAATATTCGTTGGAagttttgttttaatttggTATTTAACAggagaaaaattatttaaaagaaaaagaagaatcgtaaaagataatattttactaaTATTACGACATTTGTGctttgaaatatataaagtaCTAAATGAGAGTTCAAAGACAACAAAACAAGTTTATGATATGATAAAAAGTGATCCTAATGCAGCTATAGATGTGAGCAAATTAGAGGAAGCTATACTTAATCAAggctataaaaaaaaaatagaagatgtagaaaaagaagtattaaataaatttaatgttAATGCAGATGATTTTTatgatgaattaaaaaattatgataaagATGCAGATATTCAAAAATCGCTTAACtcaatcaaaaaaatgtacaaTGAATCATTACTTGGATTTACACCTAAATTACCAAGTAtcgatgaaaatatttcaaaagatgtaataattaatttaactaatttaatatataaagaaaaaagaaaaatatataaagctAAAATTGATTCtatgattaaaaaaagtgaagaTTTTGATGTAGATGCAACTTTTTCAGATCCTGAATTTTTCGATAAACTACAAAAATCAACTGAACATgttgaagaaaaaattataaatgaaaatagtgATATTATTCCAAACTTATTTACTTTTAAATATCTcgtaaattattattcaaatGATATTACTTttgtacaaaaaaaaaaatatttagaaTCAAAGCATGGtgaaaaaatgattaaaatattaaaaattaaaaaaaataaacaacagaaaaagaaaagtaaTAAAGATTCTAGTAGTAGTGTACATACACAAAGCCAAAAATCATTCCCTGATCATGTCAGTTcagataaaaatgaatatactACTAATTATGACGATGAAAAAAGAAGTGTATACTCTAAATCTGCAAGTAGTGTTCATGCTTATGACAATGctagtaaaaataaaactatgTTTGACACAAGTTTCGAACCAAACAATTTTGATGATCATACTAGTGTAGAAATTAAACAAGCTGAACACGATATTAATGTTGAAGCTAGTGAACAAGAATGGGGACAAAACTTAGATGAGGTAAAACACGATAATGATCAAAGCGTTTCATTTGATAGTATCCCTGAACAACACATAACTAATATTGATGAATTCCCTGTAAATAAGGACATGGATAAAGACCAACAAGATAGTGACATTACCACAAACGATAATGCTTTAGAACCCAAAGTAATCGACTCTGAAGAAAACCCAGAACACAGCGAGAAACCACATGACAGCGATGTTCCTAGCGAACCAGAAGCAGAACCAGAAGTAGAAGCTGAACCAGAGTTCGAAGTAGAAGCAGAGCCAGAAGTAGAACCAGAAGCTGAACCAGAAGTAGAAGTAGAAGCCGAACCAGAAGTAGAACCAGAAGCTGAACCAGAAGTAGAAGTAGAAGCAGAGCCAGAAGTAGAACCAGAAGCTGAACCAGAAGTAGAAGTAGAAGCCGAACCAGAAGTAGAAGTAGAAGCTGAACCAGAAGTAGAACCAGAAGCTGAACCAGAAGTAGAAGTAGAAGCTGAACCAGAAGTAGAAGTAGAAGCTGAACCAGAAGTAGAACCAGAAGCTGAACCAGAGGTAGCTGTAGAAGAAGAAGCACCAGTAGAAGAAGAAGCACCAGTAGAAGAAGAGGCACCAATAGAAGAAGAAGCACCAATAGAAGAAGAAGCACCAATAGAAGATGAGGCACCAGTAGAAGAAGAGGCACCAGTAGAAGAAGAGGCACCAGTAGAAGAAGAGGCACCAGTAGAAGAAGAGGCACCAGTAGAAGAAGAGGCACCAATAGAAGAAGAAGCACCAGTAGAAGAAGAAGCACCTATAGAAGAAGAAGCACCAGTAGAAGCTGAAACTCCTGTAGAAGCTGAAACTCCTGTAGAAGCTGAAACCCCAGTAGAAGCTGAAACCCCAGTAGAAGCTGAAACTCCTGTAGAAGCTGAAACTCCTGTAGAAGCTGAAACCCCAGTAGAATCTGAAGCCCCAGTAGAAGCTGAAACTCCAGTAGAATCTGAAGCTCCAGTAGAATCTGAAGCTCCAGTAGAAGCTGAAACCCCAGTTGAGCCAGAAGCTGTAGCACCAGTCGAACCCAAAGCAGCAGAAACTGAGGATGAGAAAAAAGCTTCAAGCGAGGCCGAAGTTGCAAGCGTAGACAATAAAGCCTCTGAAACTAGCGAAACCAATGATAAACGTACTAATGCTTCTCAAGAAGTAGAAACTGCAACTAACTCAGAAACAGGAACAGAAAAAAGCTTTGGAACAAAAGGATCCGAacccaaaaaaaaaaaaaaaacttttggatttttgaaaaaaagataaaagaataattttatattaataatgcatattcattattttttttttttaaagtgaTCGTTGTATATGTGATCTCTATGTGTGGtgcattatattttactttGTGTATATAcgtatataaaaaggaatatCGTTGTATACTAGCAGTAAAAATgcacataaaataattaataggGTGtgtatattgttttatattttatttttaataactttttaaaattgtaaacataaatttataattaaaactatttgaaatttaaattattttctatattatataacataAGTTGTTATTCTTTATTTCTCATGTCCCCAAAAAGAGGTAGTATATGGGATGGATATTTCgaagtaaaaaaagaaaaataaagtataaTGAACTAAACTGATTAAATAAAGGTGAAACAGTTTGAAaggaaaaaacaattttattctttttaaaaGTAGTAATAAACtgtatatacaatattaatGTAAATGCTCTTTCATTTggcataaaaaatgagtaggtgtttattttaaaaagcaGGGGGAacaaaatcattttttttttcatttgctTCACACCAAGCTTTTGCTATTGTCCGTTTCATGTCACTATCACCTTCTTGATACAATTGCTTCATCATATCCATAAGCATAGCTGAAGGTTCTACTTGGTCATTCATTTTAGGTGGTCGTATTTTTGACATAGGAGACTCTTTATAATGAAGATTATCCCAATGCTTATTGTCTtgtttaattaaataaacttGAAGAAGatcctttttaatttttatagaaCACTTATTTGgtataattttatcatgtaattttttaatacaaaatcgataattttttaaatcaacgttatgtatttttatttcaaaatctctttcattaaattcggatattatattttcttggctaatattttgtatatttttaatagttaaaaatacagttactttatttttttcttgatTCCAAGCAAAAGATGGAACAGAACTATATGATATgctattatcatttttatctgaatttatattatttattttattaggTTTTTGAAATTCATCAAGTTTTAATTTAGCTATTTCCACTGTTATATCTTCTATAACTCGacttatttttctttttacattttctcGAACTACTGTAGataatactttttttaattcttcgATATCCTCATTTAATTGCTTTATCTTTTCAGACTCCATTGTTATAAAACACGGTGAGggaaaattaattaaaggAATAAAACTGTATGTAGAGAGAGAATGGCCTATTGCCttgctatatatttatgtcactctattttatatacttattatgtataatatatttatatacttaCAAATATAACTACAAAGTGggatgttatttttattatggcTAATATATGTTACAAGCTGATTGTTAGTAAtgcttataaaataaatgtaaaggtaaaaaaaaataatataaaaacatgtTGAActtatctatatttatatgccatttaaatttgcataaaaatatgtatgtacAAAATATTGGTCACGcccataatttattttcaaggggaagaaaaaaaaacataattttttcaacatgcaaaatatagtatatacaaaaaatgtaattttttttttttttcaaactgACAagattaaaatatgtagaaaaatatattatcatatttttcattaaaaagataaaataagttTGTAAATACaactttatttaatttgcaAAATGTAGGgatatataatgtatagGCCCAAACCGTGGGAGGATCATTGGCAAAGTTAATTTGACATCATAGGGGCttctaaaatatttatacaatgAATAGggacatatatatattcattttattttgaattatatgaaaaaaatatatatatttttaatatgatactattatatgttttattatttttaaaattagcTACTTGGTTTTGCATAAATTATAAGTAACCCACATTCCATTTTAGTCACCTTTTTTCTACgaaatagtatatattaGTATTTGTTCTTACTAAAGGTGAAGGTTTGTTTGGTTTGTATTTTTGATAGGCTTACAAAATGGTGGGTAGCTTGTATactttatttgattttttttttttttttttcagtttttaatatgtctgaattaataaaatcaaGAACATGTTTAGGTTTACTTATTTcaatacttaaaaaaataataatattatttttttttaaagcttGTATAACTTCTGTTTTAAAAAGtgaataaacaaatttgtcttttatattacatttttcattacacacaaaaaaaaaagtatatgtatctaatattttataaacaatataaaataggttttcattatttattttatttttaataaattctaTATCTTGAACTATTATATAGTTacttattatttcataattatctgtgcttaattttaaaaataataagcatgaatttttttcttcttttactAATTTGATATGTTCtataaattgtttatttttttcaataaaattataataaagattttttatttgtaaatttattatataattattatatagacaactttttatatttaattgtttatttttatctgtTTCATTTGTAAATGGATCTAAGCAGTTAGTGTCGATATTATTGTGGTTGTTAAAGTTGAAAACATTCCTATTTATGCATTGTTCTAATTCTTcaaatgttttaatttgaaaaaatgaaatatcactatcattaattatgtcaagaattttatttttcaaattgtaatatataaGCTTG is a window of Plasmodium vinckei vinckei genome assembly, chromosome: PVVCY_14 DNA encoding:
- a CDS encoding periodic tryptophan protein 1, putative codes for the protein MENEEEKTSITIERKKKKDKKKKDKNNKKKNAKPSDIVSCITFLSKDQKRYSKKEQIYSDDESSDDSDVDDISRKRKKKDKYMINSIFQNEKKSKKIISEDLIISDDKKYIYEDELNIEKTDSIILNGKIYNDVGTLELHIFNYDESIFNIYDDTIIDNYPLCMDVVNSSYYKNTNLVAIGTLDKNIGLWDIHSMDSLEPVCYLGSQDNIYDEIHLNGKKKKKNAKNKKKRKVEPEAGQEIQEADEAKELDEVKEVDEVQEELQNDESVAYENATIGDKPSSYEKKKKKKKYKNELQGHTDSVTCINISKIIPNLLCSGSKDHTIKLWDLSSLKILHTFDFHNKKINNLNFHENDTNLLLSTSSDKTLKIYDIRKNQVGLDIELDSTPESTIWSKANDYTIYSTDIHGYINKIDIRNAITTPNCFNNKDNIVKFKAFDTSCISLLNLECNTNLALAGSEDGIIKAFDFSKFTENDDPPLIYTRNVKKNLFFMKDNSDWSHVIFFGCDNLYDWDLKECEEIRKHFKL
- a CDS encoding ubiquitin-like modifier HUB1, putative; the encoded protein is MIEIILNDRLGKKIRVKCNPDDTIGDLKKLVAAQTGTRADKIRIQKWYTIYKDHITLQDYEIKDGMSLELYYN
- a CDS encoding calcyclin binding protein, putative, with translation MESEKIKQLNEDIEELKKVLSTVVRENVKRKISRVIEDITVEIAKLKLDEFQKPNKINNINSDKNDNSISYSSVPSFAWNQEKNKVTVFLTIKNIQNISQENIISEFNERDFEIKIHNVDLKNYRFCIKKLHDKIIPNKCSIKIKKDLLQVYLIKQDNKHWDNLHYKESPMSKIRPPKMNDQVEPSAMLMDMMKQLYQEGDSDMKRTIAKAWCEANEKKNDFVPPAF